A window of Aeromicrobium sp. A1-2 contains these coding sequences:
- a CDS encoding NAD(P)/FAD-dependent oxidoreductase translates to MTARRAVVIGASHAGAQLAGGLRQEGWDGEIVLIGNESALPYQRPPLSKAYLSGTCSLDEFAIRSKEFYAKQDIQIVDATAVSINRSSGHISLNTGEALSYDKLALCMGARPRRLAVPGADLAGVHYLRTAVDVEGIRAAAVAARRAVIVGGGYIGLETAASLRTLGLEVIVLEATDRVLERVSAPEVSAFFTRIHREEGVEVRTGACVVALTGDGQVREVLLADGEALPADLVIIGIGVEPNTELATAAGLAVDNGIVIDSRALTSDADVVAAGDCASHHMARYERRIRLESVPSAGEQAKVAASTLCDGSKEISMLPWFWSDQYDLKLQIAGLNTGYDEVVLSGDPARGRDFTCFYFRQGELIAADCVNRPRDFVFSKRAIMQGASVDRADLALTCAT, encoded by the coding sequence ATGACCGCACGGCGAGCGGTCGTCATCGGGGCAAGCCACGCCGGCGCGCAGCTCGCGGGCGGGCTTCGCCAGGAGGGATGGGACGGCGAGATCGTGCTCATCGGCAACGAGTCGGCGTTGCCCTACCAGCGCCCCCCCCTTTCCAAGGCCTACCTCTCGGGCACGTGCTCACTTGACGAGTTCGCGATCCGTAGCAAAGAGTTCTACGCCAAGCAGGACATCCAGATCGTGGATGCGACGGCGGTCTCGATCAACCGCTCATCCGGTCACATCTCGCTGAACACTGGTGAGGCGCTTTCCTACGACAAGCTCGCTCTCTGCATGGGCGCCCGCCCCCGCCGACTGGCCGTGCCTGGCGCCGACCTCGCAGGCGTCCACTATCTGCGCACAGCCGTGGACGTCGAGGGCATACGTGCCGCGGCTGTCGCTGCCCGACGCGCCGTGATCGTCGGGGGCGGCTACATCGGGCTGGAGACTGCGGCGTCGCTGCGCACGCTGGGGCTGGAGGTCATCGTGCTCGAAGCCACTGATCGTGTCCTCGAGCGGGTCTCCGCCCCCGAGGTGTCGGCGTTCTTCACCCGGATCCATCGGGAGGAGGGCGTAGAGGTTCGGACGGGTGCGTGTGTCGTCGCCCTCACCGGTGACGGGCAGGTCCGGGAGGTGCTCCTCGCCGACGGCGAGGCACTCCCGGCGGACCTGGTGATCATCGGGATCGGGGTGGAGCCCAACACCGAGCTTGCCACCGCGGCAGGACTTGCCGTGGACAACGGGATTGTGATCGACAGCCGGGCACTGACCAGCGACGCCGACGTCGTGGCAGCCGGCGACTGCGCCAGCCATCACATGGCCCGCTACGAGCGCCGTATCCGGCTGGAATCAGTCCCGAGCGCAGGCGAGCAGGCAAAGGTCGCCGCTTCGACGCTCTGCGACGGATCCAAGGAGATCTCGATGCTGCCCTGGTTCTGGTCGGACCAGTACGACCTGAAGCTCCAGATCGCGGGCCTGAACACCGGCTACGACGAAGTTGTGCTCAGCGGAGACCCCGCTCGAGGACGCGACTTCACCTGCTTCTATTTCCGCCAGGGCGAACTGATCGCCGCTGACTGCGTCAATCGCCCGCGCGACTTCGTGTTCAGCAAGCGCGCCATCATGCAGGGCGCCTCCGTCGATCGTGCCGACCTGGCACTCACCTGTGCGACTTGA
- a CDS encoding CGNR zinc finger domain-containing protein, translated as MDTSRNGRRAYCTARCGNAVAVRRHRDKHA; from the coding sequence ATCGACACCAGCCGTAACGGCAGGCGCGCCTACTGCACCGCCAGATGTGGCAACGCGGTCGCCGTCCGTCGGCACCGCGACAAACACGCATGA
- a CDS encoding 2Fe-2S iron-sulfur cluster-binding protein produces the protein MATVTFLSHDGEKHEAPLDEGMSLMQVATNNSVPGIDGDCGGEIACGTCHVIVDDQWSELVGSSGADEEPMLAMNPERQAASRLSCQIRACDALDGLILHLPEFQV, from the coding sequence ATGGCAACGGTCACCTTCTTGTCCCACGACGGCGAGAAACATGAGGCTCCGCTGGATGAAGGCATGTCGCTGATGCAGGTCGCGACCAACAACTCAGTACCAGGCATCGACGGCGATTGTGGTGGTGAGATCGCCTGCGGCACTTGCCACGTCATCGTCGACGACCAATGGTCCGAGCTGGTCGGCTCGTCCGGAGCGGACGAGGAGCCGATGCTCGCCATGAACCCGGAGCGTCAGGCGGCCTCTCGTCTCTCCTGCCAGATTCGAGCCTGCGACGCGTTGGACGGCCTCATCCTCCACCTGCCTGAGTTTCAGGTCTGA
- a CDS encoding AEC family transporter yields the protein MAAFHGDEGVALFALASALMVPLVNVISVVVLSIHGANEATLRPRRLARELIGNPLIQACAIGLTLSLLGLRLPGFLASSLGLLAEPALVSGTLAVGAAMTVRFRRCDLLDITLTSGLKLVAVPLAAGAIAHALGAEGALLTSIVVICAVPTAPSSYVLASRMGGDTRLMASITGVQTLLAVVTLPLLVT from the coding sequence ATGGCTGCTTTCCACGGAGACGAGGGCGTCGCGCTGTTCGCGCTGGCCTCGGCGTTGATGGTGCCGCTTGTCAATGTCATCAGCGTCGTCGTCCTGAGCATCCACGGTGCCAACGAGGCCACACTCCGCCCGAGACGCCTCGCGCGCGAACTGATCGGCAACCCGTTGATCCAGGCCTGCGCTATCGGTCTGACGTTGAGCCTGCTCGGCCTGCGGCTGCCCGGCTTCCTGGCTTCCTCTCTCGGCCTGCTGGCAGAACCGGCACTGGTCAGTGGAACCTTGGCAGTCGGAGCCGCGATGACCGTGCGCTTTCGGCGCTGCGATCTGCTTGATATCACGCTGACGTCGGGGCTGAAACTCGTGGCGGTCCCGCTCGCGGCCGGTGCGATTGCCCACGCGCTGGGAGCCGAGGGTGCCCTGCTGACCAGCATCGTGGTCATCTGCGCCGTGCCTACCGCGCCGTCGTCCTACGTGCTGGCATCGCGCATGGGCGGCGACACGCGACTCATGGCCTCCATCACCGGGGTTCAGACCCTCCTCGCCGTCGTGACCCTGCCCCTCCTCGTCACATGA
- a CDS encoding FAD-dependent oxidoreductase, whose protein sequence is MEILDAIVIGAGQAGLSASHHLARRGVEHVVLDANSAPGGAWQHRWDALTMQDVHGVANLPDEPIPAAREGDQANSFVPAYFGQYEKRHELPIVRPVRVRSVRDESGLLRTDADANAGSWLSRTLVNATGTWSHPFIPHYPGAETFLGEQLHTVDYPGPEHFRGRRVLVVGGGASAVQFLGALRPLTDTLWATRRPPVWRTGEFSAEIGREVVAKVEERVRQGLPPRSVVSVTGLSLRPQEREAERLGAYDRRPMFARIEPDGVRWADGTFEPVDVILWATGFRPAVDHLAPLHLRSPHGGIRLDGTIAVADPRVQMVGYGPSASTIGANRAGRAAARGVVEWLRSAARAAPTPAATPAR, encoded by the coding sequence GTGGAGATCCTCGACGCGATCGTGATCGGTGCCGGCCAGGCCGGGCTGTCGGCGTCCCACCACCTGGCTCGGCGCGGTGTCGAACACGTCGTGCTCGACGCCAACTCTGCACCCGGCGGGGCCTGGCAGCACCGCTGGGACGCCCTGACGATGCAGGACGTGCACGGGGTGGCGAACCTCCCCGACGAACCGATCCCGGCGGCGCGCGAGGGCGATCAGGCCAACTCCTTCGTGCCGGCGTACTTCGGCCAATACGAGAAGCGACACGAGCTGCCGATCGTCCGGCCGGTCCGGGTGCGCTCCGTGCGCGACGAGTCCGGCCTCCTGCGAACGGACGCCGATGCCAATGCCGGATCGTGGCTCAGCCGGACGCTGGTCAACGCGACCGGCACGTGGTCGCATCCGTTCATCCCGCACTACCCCGGCGCCGAGACATTCCTCGGCGAGCAGCTCCACACCGTGGACTACCCGGGCCCGGAGCACTTCCGCGGCCGGCGCGTCCTCGTCGTCGGGGGTGGTGCCTCAGCGGTGCAGTTCCTCGGCGCGCTGCGACCGCTCACCGACACGCTCTGGGCCACCCGCCGCCCGCCGGTCTGGCGCACCGGTGAGTTCAGCGCGGAGATCGGCCGCGAGGTCGTGGCCAAGGTGGAGGAGCGCGTGCGCCAGGGCCTGCCCCCACGCAGCGTCGTCAGCGTCACCGGGCTCTCCCTCCGTCCGCAGGAGCGCGAGGCCGAACGGTTGGGGGCATACGACCGCCGGCCGATGTTTGCACGGATCGAGCCCGACGGCGTGCGCTGGGCCGACGGCACCTTCGAGCCGGTCGACGTGATCCTCTGGGCGACGGGCTTCCGGCCCGCGGTCGACCACCTCGCACCCCTGCACCTGCGGAGCCCGCACGGAGGCATCCGGCTCGACGGCACGATCGCGGTCGCCGACCCCCGGGTCCAGATGGTCGGCTACGGCCCGTCGGCCAGCACGATCGGCGCCAACCGGGCCGGGCGTGCCGCGGCCCGGGGTGTGGTCGAGTGGCTCAGGTCTGCGGCGCGAGCCGCCCCGACACCGGCTGCCACTCCCGCACGCTGA
- a CDS encoding cytochrome P450: protein MKLRNTVVSTVLGKVQTTIPMERQIQGAHLYDRTRRWIQRDNGEPLFVERPIPPVEDVALTDIDVSNPFLFRQGRWESYFERLRNEAPVHYQAKSPFGPFWSVTRYEDILTVDKNHDLFSAEPFIIIGTPPRGLDLEMFIAMDPPRHDLQRQAVQGVVAPKNLREMEGLIRQRVQEVLDGLPVGETFDWVEHVSVELTARMLATLLDFPYEQRHKLVFWSDLATSMEETNGGPSDNNEVFRGMRDMAKSFAALWHDKASRTAAGEEPGFDLITMLQSNENTRDLIDRPMEFLGNLVLLIVGGNDTTRNSMSGGVLALNQFPDQFEKLKANPDIIPTMVSEIIRWQTPLAYMRRIATADTVLNGQFIRKGDKVVMWYASGNRDERRFERADELIIDRENARNHISFGFGVHRCMGNRLAELQLRILWEELLPRFENIEVVGEPEYIQSNFVKGYSKMMVRLTPKSEG from the coding sequence ATGAAGCTCCGCAACACAGTTGTCAGCACAGTCCTCGGGAAGGTGCAGACCACGATCCCGATGGAGCGCCAGATCCAAGGCGCGCACCTCTACGACCGGACCCGGCGCTGGATCCAGCGCGACAACGGCGAGCCGCTTTTCGTCGAGCGCCCCATCCCGCCCGTCGAGGACGTCGCTCTGACCGACATTGACGTCAGCAACCCGTTCCTCTTTCGACAGGGTCGCTGGGAGTCCTACTTCGAGCGCCTCCGCAACGAGGCACCCGTGCACTACCAGGCGAAGAGCCCGTTCGGCCCGTTCTGGTCGGTCACTCGATATGAGGACATCCTCACCGTTGACAAGAACCACGACCTGTTCTCCGCCGAGCCGTTCATCATCATCGGCACCCCACCGCGGGGCCTCGACCTCGAGATGTTCATCGCGATGGATCCACCCCGGCACGACCTCCAACGCCAGGCAGTTCAGGGCGTCGTCGCGCCAAAGAACCTGCGCGAGATGGAAGGCCTGATCCGGCAGCGCGTCCAGGAGGTTCTCGACGGCCTCCCCGTAGGCGAGACCTTCGACTGGGTCGAGCACGTTTCGGTGGAACTGACCGCACGGATGCTCGCCACCCTGCTCGACTTCCCCTACGAGCAGCGCCACAAGCTCGTCTTTTGGTCGGACCTCGCCACGTCGATGGAGGAGACCAACGGTGGCCCTTCCGACAACAACGAGGTCTTTCGAGGCATGCGCGACATGGCGAAAAGCTTCGCGGCCCTCTGGCACGACAAGGCATCCAGGACGGCGGCAGGCGAGGAGCCCGGGTTCGACCTGATCACCATGCTGCAGAGCAACGAGAACACTCGGGACCTGATCGACCGCCCGATGGAATTCCTCGGCAACCTGGTCCTGCTGATCGTCGGAGGCAACGACACCACCCGGAACTCGATGAGTGGCGGAGTGCTGGCACTCAATCAGTTCCCCGATCAGTTTGAGAAGCTGAAGGCGAACCCAGACATCATCCCCACAATGGTCTCGGAAATCATCCGGTGGCAGACTCCACTCGCCTATATGCGTCGGATCGCTACGGCTGACACCGTCTTGAACGGGCAGTTCATCCGCAAGGGCGACAAGGTGGTGATGTGGTACGCCTCCGGCAACCGCGATGAGCGTCGGTTCGAGCGTGCCGACGAGCTCATCATCGATCGGGAGAACGCGCGCAACCACATCTCCTTCGGCTTTGGCGTCCACCGATGCATGGGGAACCGGCTCGCCGAGTTGCAGCTGCGGATCCTGTGGGAGGAACTGCTGCCCCGCTTCGAGAACATCGAAGTAGTCGGCGAACCCGAGTACATACAGTCGAATTTCGTCAAGGGCTACAGCAAGATGATGGTCCGCCTCACCCCGAAGTCAGAGGGATGA
- a CDS encoding NAD(P)-binding domain-containing protein: MSSTHDTDLPVAVIGAGPAGLAAAAQLRTRGLAYVVLEAGETAGAAVREWSHVRLFSPWSELIEPHAAELLDAAGWTSPDPAGYPTGGEWARDYLEPLANALGDGVRLGTRVVGVAKSQRDRLVDSGRDEASFAVHVESAAGEEVIEARAVIDASGTWSGPNPLGADGVPAPGERAAADRISYRIPDLDDEATRARYAGRHIAVAGTGASAKGALVALVELARQAPDTRVSWLVRRADVGEAFAGSGNDELIERGALGRRAQQAATSPVVTTVNTFRTSSITHAADGTLTLGSSDGQVVEGVDEVIALTGFRPDLSMLSEIRLDLDPVLQAPRELAPMIDPNVHSCGTVEPHGAAVLAHPETGFYLVGMKSYGRATSFLSLTGYEQSRSVVAEISGDRESAARVELTLPDTGVCGGAGTFDATETGGGCCGAPEPELVTLGSAPGSAK; this comes from the coding sequence ATGAGCAGCACGCATGACACCGACCTTCCCGTCGCCGTGATCGGGGCCGGCCCCGCCGGACTGGCCGCGGCAGCCCAGCTCCGGACCCGCGGCCTCGCGTACGTCGTGCTCGAGGCAGGCGAGACGGCCGGTGCCGCGGTCCGCGAGTGGTCCCACGTGCGGCTCTTCTCGCCCTGGTCCGAGCTCATCGAGCCGCACGCCGCCGAGCTGCTCGACGCCGCGGGCTGGACCAGCCCCGATCCGGCCGGCTATCCCACGGGCGGCGAATGGGCTCGGGACTACCTCGAGCCGCTCGCCAACGCACTCGGCGACGGTGTGCGCCTCGGCACTCGTGTCGTGGGTGTCGCCAAGAGCCAGCGTGACCGGTTGGTCGACTCCGGTCGCGACGAGGCGTCGTTCGCGGTGCACGTCGAGTCGGCTGCCGGCGAGGAGGTCATCGAGGCGCGGGCCGTGATCGATGCGTCCGGCACCTGGTCGGGCCCCAACCCGCTCGGCGCCGATGGCGTCCCCGCACCCGGCGAGCGGGCAGCGGCCGACCGCATCTCGTACCGGATCCCCGACCTGGACGACGAGGCGACCCGCGCCCGGTACGCCGGGCGGCACATCGCGGTGGCCGGCACCGGAGCGTCCGCTAAGGGTGCCCTCGTCGCCCTGGTCGAGCTGGCCCGCCAGGCACCCGACACCCGGGTCTCGTGGCTTGTCCGCCGAGCCGATGTCGGCGAGGCCTTCGCCGGTAGCGGCAATGACGAGCTCATCGAGCGGGGGGCCCTCGGCAGGCGCGCCCAGCAGGCCGCGACATCCCCCGTGGTGACGACCGTCAACACGTTCCGCACCTCCTCGATCACCCACGCGGCCGACGGCACGCTGACCCTCGGATCGTCCGACGGGCAGGTCGTCGAAGGCGTCGATGAGGTCATCGCACTGACCGGCTTCCGTCCTGATCTCTCGATGCTGTCGGAGATTCGCCTCGACCTCGACCCGGTCCTGCAGGCGCCCCGCGAGCTCGCGCCCATGATCGATCCCAACGTGCACTCGTGCGGGACGGTCGAGCCGCACGGAGCCGCGGTGCTCGCGCACCCGGAGACCGGCTTCTACCTGGTCGGCATGAAGTCCTATGGCCGGGCGACGTCATTCCTCAGCCTGACCGGCTATGAGCAGTCCCGGTCGGTCGTCGCCGAGATCAGCGGCGACCGGGAGTCGGCGGCGCGGGTCGAGCTGACGCTGCCCGACACCGGCGTGTGCGGTGGCGCCGGCACGTTCGACGCGACCGAGACCGGCGGCGGGTGCTGCGGAGCGCCCGAACCCGAGCTCGTGACCCTTGGATCCGCGCCCGGATCGGCGAAATAG
- a CDS encoding LuxR C-terminal-related transcriptional regulator — MRPSGGPSARLLATVGHLRAGTVNCRDLRADVIDLLGREMPVDAYAFVLTDPETSVGVDPLASIPDLRELPQVIALKYTTPTHRWTTLDDVVSLAATPVAARGPWHEYVLARGVVDVASMVLRDGYGCWGFVDLWSMGSPYADCDLNLLRELNAVLTAAVRECQASTFAASADDGMGHGDTAEEGPAVVLLDASPDRGLVITGSTPGTEAWLTRLLPPDSRGSTVPAAVFNVAAQLLAREADVDDSPAIGRVHVGGAVWLRLRASRLIPSGQIAVTIELASPADRIEMFARAHGLSPRERALLDVLAEGVDTADAAARLVITPNTVQDHLKSIFAKAGVHSRRELLGRAVGVSSTQG, encoded by the coding sequence ATGAGACCCTCCGGAGGCCCATCCGCCCGGCTGCTCGCAACTGTCGGGCACCTCCGCGCGGGCACCGTCAATTGTCGTGACCTGCGTGCAGACGTCATTGACCTGCTCGGCCGCGAGATGCCGGTCGACGCCTACGCGTTCGTGCTCACCGACCCCGAGACCTCCGTGGGTGTGGATCCGCTCGCGAGCATCCCCGACCTGCGCGAGCTTCCGCAGGTGATCGCGCTCAAGTACACGACACCGACGCACCGGTGGACGACTCTCGACGACGTCGTCTCGCTCGCCGCGACGCCGGTCGCTGCACGAGGTCCATGGCACGAGTACGTACTCGCGCGGGGGGTCGTGGACGTCGCTTCGATGGTGCTGCGCGACGGTTACGGTTGCTGGGGCTTCGTCGATCTGTGGTCGATGGGCAGCCCGTACGCCGACTGCGACCTGAACCTGTTGCGGGAACTGAACGCGGTGCTCACCGCGGCTGTGCGCGAGTGCCAGGCGTCGACGTTTGCTGCCTCCGCAGACGACGGGATGGGGCACGGCGACACTGCTGAGGAGGGTCCGGCGGTCGTACTGCTCGATGCGTCGCCGGATCGTGGGCTGGTCATCACGGGCAGCACCCCTGGCACAGAGGCGTGGTTGACGCGGCTGCTGCCGCCGGACTCCCGGGGCTCGACCGTGCCGGCTGCTGTCTTCAACGTCGCAGCGCAACTCCTCGCGCGCGAGGCGGATGTCGACGACTCCCCCGCGATCGGCCGGGTTCACGTAGGCGGTGCGGTTTGGCTGCGGCTGCGTGCCTCTCGTCTCATCCCGTCGGGCCAGATCGCCGTCACAATCGAACTCGCATCGCCAGCGGATCGGATCGAGATGTTCGCTCGGGCGCACGGTCTGTCGCCCCGGGAACGCGCGCTGCTGGACGTACTCGCCGAGGGGGTCGACACGGCAGACGCCGCGGCGCGACTGGTCATCACGCCGAACACGGTGCAGGACCACCTCAAGTCAATCTTCGCCAAGGCCGGCGTACACAGCCGCCGCGAACTCTTGGGCCGCGCCGTCGGCGTCAGTTCGACTCAGGGGTGA
- a CDS encoding helix-turn-helix transcriptional regulator, protein MKTAQPVLDTSDPAGCCAPIGDGAMTAEDATVLAAKFKAIGDPNRLRLLSLVAAQSSGEACVCDLNETVDLSQPTVSHHLRILVEAGLLTRTKRGTWSYYALVPGALDALADTLRS, encoded by the coding sequence ATGAAGACTGCGCAGCCCGTGCTGGACACCTCCGACCCGGCGGGCTGCTGCGCGCCGATCGGCGATGGAGCGATGACGGCCGAGGACGCGACGGTGCTCGCGGCGAAGTTCAAGGCGATCGGCGACCCCAACCGGCTGCGGCTGCTGTCGCTCGTCGCGGCGCAGTCCTCCGGCGAAGCCTGCGTGTGCGACCTCAACGAGACGGTCGACCTCTCGCAGCCCACCGTCTCGCACCATCTGCGGATCCTGGTCGAGGCCGGGCTGCTGACCCGCACCAAGCGCGGCACGTGGTCGTACTACGCGCTGGTCCCCGGTGCGCTGGACGCGCTGGCCGACACCCTCAGGTCCTGA